GGGCGAAGATACAACTTTGaggttatcaaaaattaattttgaagatgAATTAAACGGATTCGAAGTTGTTAATGTAATCAAATCGCATTTATCGAGTATAAGAGTTGTAATTTatcatcaaattaattttaaagagtaCTTTGTGTTTTCCGGTGGGGGAAGGGCGCAAATTATTTTGtggaaattaaatgtttttggtgaaaatattatttttaaggaattattttcttattacaAAGAACTCGATGAATTCGAATCTGAAATCCGAATAATGGATTTAACAACGATTgaggttaataataaaatagttttattctCGGCCTGTTCAAacggagatattaaaatttatgaaatcggtttaataaatccagaaattaagtatttatttaaaatagcaCATAAAAAACGATGCATcttgaaattatttacaattaaatttggaaacatctcatttttagtttcaacTTCAACTGATGGttatattaatttcttcaacATTAGTGATCttgaaaacttaaataattcttttgtaGCCGAATTCAAAACAAATCAATCTGGAATAAATAGCACTTCATTTTGTTATTTGCCCGATAATAAAGCCGTTATTTTAACTGGAGGTGATGATAAAGCgtttagtttaaatttaatcgaatGTAATAACGCCACAATTAATAGACTAAGTTATTATTCCAATGAAAATCACCACTTTGCGCACATAACCGGAGCTTTTATAACGAAATCTCATTTTATAACCGCATCAATCGATCAAAAAGTAATCGTTTTTCATTGGGAATTAATCAATAATCAATTTGAAGTTAAAGAAGTTTGTAAAAGGTTCACCCATATCACTGATTTGCAAGGAATTGATTATGTGTTTAATGACAATAagttaaaattagttttgtttGGGAATggatttgaaatatttagtgttaatttagaataaatttaataaatatgaatatgaattttcttttaccaatcaaaaaaataataaagtaaactCCAACTTAAAATTGCTCaactcaaatttattttttgagaaaccaaatgttaacaattaataagtaagtcggtaaaaatcattttcttgTTAAGCTCCAATTACAACACATCTTTTTCCACGGGGAACCATCCCAGATTTACAAGAACATTGAAGATTAGTGCAAGTCATTAATCCGACCATATCCTCACCCCAATAACAATCATCATCCTTTAAACAATCTTCATATAAACctatttgaacaaaaattacatcaaattaaccttcttcattcaaaaattattcttacCCCTGTTTTTCCTACAACTTCCATTCCAattaaaataaggtttacaAACACATTGACCGTTTGAGCAAATCCTGTTGTAATCGGTGGTACCAATTTGACAATCTGTATAAGAAATACAGCTAGTGGCTGGAACTACAGGTTGAACACAAGTATTTTCATGTTGAATCATCGAAGAAATACATTGGCAAACTGAATCTTTGCATTCTGCGTTAATGATGTAGTTACAATCGGAGTTTAAAGAACAAACACCCCCTAAATGAGCAGCTAATAAAATGCAAAAACAATATtgatagtttaattaacaaagaACGAAAAGAATTTGAACTTACCATAGCTTGTTGCTAAAgtaatgcaaaataaaattaaaatcttttccatttttcttattaaacaaTGAAATATGGAATGATTTTGAGATGTTTCTGTGCTCCATTTTATAGTTGgaacaataaaaatcaaaCTACGCTAATAAAACATGGAAATTAACGTAAAATAACGTGATATTTGCATAATGCGAAATATATGTtatctaataaatattattcattGTTCATTCATTGTGATGCAGAGAACTTTGTggaaaactttataaattaagaaaacatgtttgaatcattattaaaacatatttatttaccttaaattttaataataataagcgtTTTATTACGCGTTACAATTTTCCCTTTCTAATACAGTATAATatcccattatgtatggaatcaactttataaaaaaacattttatacaaaagttgtttaatattttatttaccataataagacagcattcaattgtttttatttcagaaaacaaatgagcaacgaataataattaaatttttgtaaatggcAATATATTCTTTctttaggctcatttgatagagattacttttctctttacaataGCGTAAAATGTTTGTATccttacataagaaaatttttacctGTATAGGTATATAcaggtgattcaaaaaaccgctgacagactacTAGGGCAgctaatacatcaaaaattaaactgaAACGTCTTAATATACACGGGCTTGCAAATGCCACCTTAACGAGATATAAGGgtgtcaaagtttctttaaaattaaacattatctgcaataaaaagcactttttttgaaaatattgtctacgccattgctaattttatcaaacgggcagtattttcgtgtaaagtgatcaattatctatcaattgatctgttacaaaactttgatcaaagcaatagtttttaagaaaaacacgtttgtagaaaatttgttaatccaatccaaaaactgttgctttaattaaagtattgtaagagaccaattgatagataattaatcactttacacgaaaatacagaccgtttgacaaaattagcagtggagttgaaaatatttttaaaaaagggttttttttattgcagattatgtttaattttaaagaaactttgacacCTTTTTGTCTCGTTACGGTGGCATTTGCAagcccatgtatattaagacttttcatcttaatttttgatgtattacctgccctagaagttcgttagcggttttttgaaatagcagtatacagtgtgtccccggattgtgtccccgtaaggtataattgacgataaatttttgaattcaaattccatcttttgcaattaaagtctggatgtcataaaacgaaatataaccaagttttatgtcaaatatcctcaaagtaccaaagttaacgcaagaagtttgttaaccgttgcaggtaaagtggtctttctgagcaatgtacaacaaaagttgattaagataaaatgtttgttatgttaaattatagcgatatgccgaattttattaatttagcatataaaagaaaaaatgagctttttcttgaaaacttttttctaatcTTCCGTttcacaataaaaacaaatgatcTGAGTTTTACAtcacaacataaaatatttatagtgcaGTGCTAATTGGGCTGATTGGGGAACATTAGTAACAATGCAGTCTTAAGGCAATTAGAGgataaatttggatttttagtagataaaaaaacaatgaagacagttgttaaaaaattttcggaaacgggcaatgtggaaaataaaaggaaggaAAAAATGCGAAGGAAAGAAATTGTTGCAGTAACGAACGCAGTGGATTACGGTGAGGTGTCGTTAAGAAAAAGGGCACTTCAAGTCGGTATAAGTAAATCccatttacaaagaatttatcgagaaaataaaatattgccgtataaaccaaaatttaaccacactatcgaattaggtgatgaagcaaaacgtttagattattgtttgtggcttgggtacaaaattttgaaagacagaactttttaaaaaacataatatttttggACGAAGCATCGTTCACCACTAATGGAGTGGTTACAtcacaaaattgtcgattctGGTCAAAGACTAATCCACATTATCGCATAGCTTGTAAACGTCAGTATTCCCAGAAAGTGAATGTGTGGTGTGCTATTTCGTGGGACGGTGTTATTGGACCGTACTTCATAAACGGCAATTTGAATCAACACCGATATTTGGAAAtactagaaaattgtttatttcattatctTCACGGCGTGGATTTAGAAAAAcgcaataaataatattttcaacaagatggttgcggCCCACATTCGaccattttaattagaaattatttaaatacgttatttggaaaaaaatggattggtAGATATGGTTCGCAACCATGGCCGCCAAGAAGTCCGGATTTAtctattatggatttttatttttgggattatgtaaaacaaaaagtgtacactgaaaattttaataacaatttggatcgtttaaaacaaaaaattgaaactgttaTAAGAGAAATTCAGTTGGGTTGGACcatattagaaaaagttataaacaatgtcGGAAAAGAGCTGAATTATGTGTTAGTGTTGGTGGTGGTGTCATTGAATaagcttttatgttaatttagtttagattgaaaatgttttgttaatcttatgatttaaaaatctgcattttgcttttatatcctaaattaataaaatttggcatatcgctatttaacataacaaacattttatcttaatcaacttttcttgtacattgctcagaaagaccactttacctgcaacggttaacaaacttcttgcgttaacgttggtactttgaggacatttgacgtaaaacttagttatatttcgttttatgacatccagactttaattgcaaaagatggaatttgaattcaaaaatgtatcgtcaattataccttacggggacacactgtatatatacCTCCAGATCCTCTACCCTCCCCCCCCTTTTCCCACCTTCGCCTCCTCGCCCCCATCACCTCCCTCATCTATCTTTTGCCTTCGCCCCCCTCTCCCAAAATTTGCTTCCTGTCCATTGCCTCCTCCCTTAGCTCACTACACCCTCTCAGCATGTGTTCCAGCGTCTCCCAATCCTCTCCAcacagcctacaccacctctccacATCGTCCGCCCAGTACCTATTCCCCCTCCTCATTGCCACAGCGGAATCTTGCCACCAATCTCTTCCCTTCATCAACCCCTTCCATCAACAATTACTTTGGCAGTTCCTCTGTCACTATCTCCCCATACCTTTCATTATATCTCCCTTCTCGTATCTGTGACCTTCTTTCCTGCCTCTGTGTATCCCTGTCCCTATCTCTCAGTCCTCTCCACATTTCACCTCTTTCCGCTCTTCTGTTTTCGATCCCAGTTAGTGAATATCCCACTTTTCTATAATATTCTTCCCTGTCTCTTTGCCCATAGATTAGCCTTCTCTCCTTAATTTCCCTCCAGCATTCTCTCAGGATCCTGCAATACGGTCTTGCTTCTATCATTTCCTCATACTTCGCTGCTCTTCTCCCAGCCTCCACCCTTACTGGATCCACCTTGACCTCCTCCTCACTATATACCCTGGAGTCTCCCTTGCCAACCCTAGTACCCATCTCCAATACCGTGTTTGTATATCCTTATATACTTACCTATATACTTCTGCGCATCATTTCATCATTTCCATAAATTGTGCTCCTTGCCAAGCCATCAAACATAACCTTTCTTTTTCCCATGTCCCTCCCAAAAGTTCTTTCCCCCCATCCCAAACCTGTCCCATCACCCTCACGTGCGCCCCGACCTTATTATTTTCCGCCAACCCATATCCCATGTAAGTACGTGTACTCTTTCACTTGCTCTATCTTCCCTGCCACATCCATTCCTCCTTTCTTCTCCCCACTTTGCAGAACTTCGTTATCTTTGTTTTCTCGACGTTTACCTCCAACCCCTTCTaccttaaattttaataattaattaattaaaatttacattttaaaaaataatttttaaaaaaattattgcccAAATTCCAAATaagatttgacgtttctaacAAATTTTAACCTGAAAACACGttatacataacctcaaacaacattcaaaattaatcccaataaatgcaattaaattttaataattaattaaaatttacatttttatttaaaaaaaataattttgagaacGTTACccaaattacaaataaaatttgacatttttaacaaattttaacctGAAAAACACGttatacataacctcaaacaacaatcaaaattaatccaaataaatgcgattaaattttaataattaattaaaatttacatttttaatttaaaaaaataatttttggaacGTTACccaaattacaaatataatttgacgtttctaacaaattctaacctaaaaaacaCGTTCTACATAACCTCAATCAACATTAAACGTAATAAATGCAATCAAATGAAGAACAAACGTTGGAAATGTTATCGGATGAAGAATTTCAATCTATATTTCGTATGTCACGAAAAACTTCAATTGCTTTGCAAGCTGAATTAGATGTTTTGTCAAACATCGATAATGAATCAACAGATAAAAATCTCCTTTTTTGTTTGTGGTATCTTGGAAATAACGAGCCGATTACCTCAGCTCCgcatatttttgatttaaatgaaGATGCCGAAGAAGTATTAATGGtttatttagataaattaactTCGTTGGGTGCGAATTATATAAAGTGGCCTGATGAGGAAGAATTCGAACAAATCGAAGTTGGTTTTAAAAGGATGTATGGTTTCCCTGGGGTTGTTGGAGTGATAGGAAGCTTACATATTCACATTGCGTCCCAAGGAAACGAtagtaaatattataataaagaaatgaagGGTGATACAATCGTTCTTCAAGTTGTGACggataataatttgttattaaggGATGTTTTTGCTGGATCACCAGGTGGAAAAGACGTTGAAACTATTCTAAAATCAAGtggtttatatcaaaaattaatagatgaaaacgaatatttaactcggtgtaataaacatttattagGAGGAACATTACATCCGCAAATGAAAACGTTGTTAACACCTTACAAAGTGTTGGGCGAATTAACGGAAAGGCagtgtaaatttaattatttacataattcGGTTATGTTTAATGTAGAACAAACTTTTCGATGTATGGAAAATCGGTTTCTTCGATTAACAACAGTTGATTCGCTAGATCCTTTACTCTGCTCATCGGTTGTTAGTGCAATTTgtattttacataattttactAGAGTTAGAAATGataattgtaatatttatatgtaacaaaaaaataaataataataaagtttttatctcaacatatcaaaaaaatcttttagaggaaaatgaaattgaaggaatgaaacttttagCAACACACAATTACTTGGCTTATGAAGCTAATTTACTAATCAAAAATCTTGAACAAGTGGAGTTACAGGAAAATATTAGAAGATGAGGGATCCTTTACAGAAAAATGATGCTATACAAAGAAAGATTAACTTTGCTGCTAGCACAGCGCCTCGAAGACAAGTAGTGGATTACTCTGATATTGTCAAGAAGCAACCACAACAAAAAGTCACTGGAATTAGTCCCAAAAACAACAATGACCTCACCAACTGCGCGATACAGAAGTCTAGAGAGTTTCTAAAGAAAATTCGATGTGTCTCcagaaaaaaaacattacaacaaatcaaaaaaatcctCACAAAAACACCTGGAAATATGTCACAACAAGGTGTAGCATTACCAAAAGAAGTTAGAGAACCACTTATCTTTACGAAGGAATCACATAACGTAGTAACTGAGTCAGAAGGAGAAGATAcgtttacaaatttaaataatttactgAACGAAATTCCAATTGGAAGACATTACTCTGGAATTCGAGGGGTCTTTCCAAGAATAAAGGTAGTATCTTTCACTTTCTGAACATGTATAAACAGGATGTAGTAGCAATAACAGAAATTTGGATGAAAGATACCATATCTACACCTCGATATAGTCATCTATACGCATGTAGAAAATTACAGAAATTTCACATACTATGATAATATGTCAGCTTCAGTGAATAGAGTACACTTTTTATGTGTTTTCATAGACAATACCATCATACTGTCCGGGTATATCCCCCCAGATGTTCACTTCGGCACAGAGGAATGGGAAGAGGTGCTCAGAGAGATCCCACATCGATCAAATATCGTGTTGATGGGGGATTTTAATGCGCACTGCCAGCATGGAGTAACGTCATATTAAAAAGCGGTGATATTCCTGAAACGTggtatcacaaatatagtttCTATACCCAAACAGGGGGAGATTGAAAGTTGGTCACTTCTTATTCATTTcaccttaaaaattatttaagaaggGAAAGGGAATCGCTCATTGTATCTCATATTTAACAGCCTCGGTGCAGATGGCAATGACTAGAAGACTACCTTTAATAGCTGTATTTGTTGATCTCAAGGCAGCATAAGATAACGTTTCGATTCCTGTACTAATGGAAGTATTGTCGCAACATGGAGTGCCCTCTAAAATTATAAGTGTCATATTGTCAATATTTCAATGGAAAAAGGTGAAACTCAAGGGTGACCACAAGGCAGCCCATTACTAttcaatttatatattaatggactaaataatgaaataatacGAATTGAGTGTACTGCAGTGGCATATGATATCGTTGTATTCAGGTCGGATTGCAGGGTATGGAGAGCTTATTGGCATTTCTGGAAAGGAGGGCTTTGGATGTATCAGTCACAAAGACGAAGGCCATGATTTTTAGCAGAAAGAGAAACATAAATTACCCAAATATACGCATAGGAGGTAAAGCGATAACATATCTACGTATCTTCAGGTACAATTTAACAGTAAACTTAGCTGGAAAAACAGATCCAAGTATCGGTTGGTGCTGCCGCGAAGGTAATGGACATTCTGAAGGCAATCTCATCGACTAAATGGGGTGGTGATCATGTAATCTTGAGAGTACCGCGCGCTGGTTAGATCGAGGTTACAGTTTATACTGCATAGCGTGATGACGGTTCCACAGGCTTCGCTCGCGCTCTTGGAAGGAATGACATACCGGCGTCTTCGTTGCATTTTTGGTTTACCGATGACTACTCCTACAAATGTGTTGGATGAACGTCCACTCAAGCTAACAGTAAAATTAAgaacaagaaaatttattacgaTACAAATCCTTAGAGAAATTGAGAGAGACAGTTTCAACCTTAAGCAAGACATAAGGCAAATCAGTCCCATATGAGGTGTCTTACCGGACATTTGGGCTGGTCTTCGATATTCCTATTTACAATAGCATTATAATGGCCCACAGCGcattaaacaaacaaataatatCAGCCTCTTAGGTATAACATTAAACGAAAATCTAAAATGGGATTCTAATAcggaaaaaataataaaaagtttgaataacaCTTTATTTCAAATTCGAATATTACGGGTAACATTAAGCTGCGAGATACTAAAAGTGATATATTATGGCGAAGTATACCCAAAGCTGACGTATGGTATCACAGTATGGGGTTCACCATCAGTCTTGAAAGAGATCTTTGTTCATCAAAAAAGAATAGTAAGAGCGATTTGCAACGTAAATCAACGATCTTCATGCAGACCGCTTTTCCAACAACTGAATATCCTATCAGtaatatgtatttatattttagaattagCTCATTATATCCACAAGCATAAAACAGCTCttatacttcaaaataatacacGAACATAACACGCGCTGTGATCACATTGCGATAGCACAGCATAATTGGGACTCAAATAGTCCCAATTTTTTAggagtaaaaatatataaccaCCTACCGAGACCGTTGAAATCTctaaatttaagattatttaaatgtaagttaaagttattgttattggAGCATTGTTTCTATCATTTAAGCAAGTTCTTCGAGTTTAACTTGTAACTGGACGTTGTCTTCTGTTCTTTGTAAGCGAGGAAATaaagagattattattattattataaagggTACCCCGATGGGTGGAGCTAATAACATGTTTATGGAATACGTGGAAGATAGATGAAACGGCAACCCACACTTTTTGCACAATTATCGATAGGACTACCACCTCACATATCCATCTTTGCAGCTGAAGTACTCGGTATTGGTGAAGACCTCAATGTAGTGTTTCGTCGTAAACTTGAAAAGACTATCGTATTTACCGTCTCTTTAAGTGCTCTACtagcatttaaaaattttagaccTGAAAGAACGGTTCATTACTTACTTGTCTCCATTATGAAGAAATTGAGTCTAATTGATAATAAGGAACTAATAAGTTATGTTGGGTACCATCTCATTGCGGAATACATAATAATGAGGCAGCAGATCGTTTGGCCCGTGAAGCTCTCAAGCTAACTCCGCGGTGTAAGAGTATTGATGTCATAGACACATAGCCTTGTCTCTGGGATAGAATAAACGAGGATTGGACAAAGAGATAGCTCGGACTGCGACTGTGGAACTTGGAGGGACATTAATCACTATGTACTTTAATGTCCACTATGTGAGTATATAAGATCAGAATTAAGACACAAGCTACTGCAATACAATTTGCAGGAATCCACAGATATGAgagacattttatttaattatggtATTAGACGGGGAACttaattagaatttaattttttttttcattctttcCTTGTGTTCCAGAAGTAATACATATCATTCTTGTCCGAGGGGCTTCCTTATGAGACCCGTGTGAAATGAGACTCAGCCCTCAGACTCGAGAAGAGTTTATAATGTATGTTTCCTTTTTCTGTGTACTAGCTAAATTGTTGCTTGATAGATAGAATATCGCAATGTTTTTGTATATTTGCATACAGTGTTAATACGCGAGGCTTTTGTTTTGGCGGCTATCGATTGCCTTTTTATTCAGTGATTAATAATAGCGCACTGACTAATAATCCGCAATTTAAACGAAGCGACTGGGAAATAATAAGGACAAGTTTCCAAATCTCATTGCCAAGCCTTATCATtgcgaagaagaagaaactttttgaggttataaagtaagaattaatctttattttgttgaaaatttgatgtttgtATGAGTATTCGTTTCGATGTTATAAATTGGTTAACTCGACAtgacctaaaaataatttatgtttgtGTCATTAACTCATCTTCATCTCTTTGAATGAATcgtattgaattaattaattctttagaaataatttctataaatagaATACAAAATGAATGGTTACTAATTTGATGATACTTAGTAAaaaggaattttaataaattttatgcaaGAATGAATCAGTGATTTGCACAAAAATAGATAATCAAGTTgcaattattgaaataaatcttttcGAAACTACTTTTTGTGACATTCTTATTTTGCGTTTTGTTCAAAGTTCGAAGGATAATTAACATCTTTACTAATTAATCCATCTTAATTATTGTGTAAaggatatttattttcttatttttcgaaatgttatttgagaattcttttaaattgattagatacaactttttttaaacttatttctcctctcaataaagaaaaactgaaaaaaaattaatcgttaTTGAGAGAGCTCGTTGCCATTGACCGTGACTGAGGTGAAACAAAACTAAGAGACAACATCGGCAATAATAAAGTTAACCTGGAGAAGGCGGATTCATTCGCACGCAATTCTACCTGTCCTCGACAGTTTTTTAATACACGATGAACGAGAGAATCCACCTCCATAAAAACCACTCAAAACGATAAGCAAAACTCACTCCCcaacaaaatctttttctatAATAATCAGATCATTATAGAAAAACCATTCAAAGTGTTTACTTcactttattattacaataaataaattaaattaataatcagaatcatggttaaattatttttatttggtgTTCTTTTTATCGCAACGATTGCTCTTTCTTCTCAGGTgagttaatttttcttttttgggaTTTTTCGAGGTGATTCTTTGTTTTATAActctttaaaagttaatgaactatcaaaaataattttttttcatgatttatttaatgtgATGATGTAAtctatttagaaaaaaaaaccttttaaaagttatttaagtttattgttttcttatcTGATTGTATTTTAACGATGCttaaaagataagatattCGTGCAgtaaattactttaaaactgtcttattatttaacaattatgCATAGATTTACTTCACAAAAAGAATTCTAAACGACAAATTCCTTTCAATTCGAATCATTTTAATCGACTCACTCTTCTAGGAACCCCTTAAAGTCTCCGTTTTCTATGAATCACTTTGCCCGGATAGTATTCGTTTCATCACTCAACAGCTGGCACCAAATTACGATGCTTTAGCcgagaaaatatttgttgattttgttcCTTATGGTAAAGCTACTGTGAGTAATCACCACCtcaacataaattaaaattaaataaaattttaattttttagcatGAATTAATTGATGATAAATGGCACTTTGAATGCCAACATGGTGAAAATGAATGTTACGGCAACATGATGCAAGCGTGTGGATTAAATGAAACCGATGATCAAGCCACGCAAGTTAAATTTATCGATTGCGTTATGTCCGCAAGTTACCCCGCGAGCGATGCTTCCATGGAGGAATGTGCCATTGCAAGCGGAATTAGCTGGGATAATATGGTGGAGTGTTCTAAGAATGGTGTAGGGGCCAAACTTTTGGCTGCTTATGGTGATCGGACTCACGCCGTTGAACCAACGATCACTTTCGTTCCaactattatttataatgacGTTTATGATGCCGATAAACAACAAGGGTCTTTGGTCGATTTCTTGAATAccgttttaaatcaattataactaaaataagAAAGAGCAAACACTTTTAGTGCCATATGtgagatattaataaaactttaatattgaattttgaaattaaaaaatattttgtaatgttATTTTCAACACATCAAAAACCTTTGTGATGTTAGTATCCAACTAATTAAGTTCTAGTCCGAAATTAGTTGCAGTAGATTTATCCTTGTGGTACAATTGTGGCCTTGTGATATTGGAGTAGTAACTTTATCTTAAAGCTATGCCAATCAGTATGAGTTCGTTTAATTTACACTTAGGTTGAACGAATCGGCCGTCTAATGACCGATTAGGTAGGCTGACTAAACCTCGTCTACTGCAACCGACTATTTTACACAGTAAGTGAATTGGggtcttaataagaatcaaaaatgttttaatttggtactaaatatgatatatttgggttaaaaaataaaaaagttaggttacaaactgtcaaatgtcaaaattaaacaacgattttttgataaatattgaaatgatcttgattagaatcaaaaatgctttaatttgataccaaacatgatatatctaagttaaaaaataaaaaagttatgttaTAAActgaaaaatgtcaaaatcaaacataacgattttttaataaatattgaaatgatcttgataagaatcaaaaatgctttaatttgataccaaacatgatatatttgggttaaaaaataaaaaagttgttataaactgtcaaatgtcaaaattaaacaacgattttttgataaatattgaaatgatcttgataaggatcaaaaatgcttcaatttgataccaaacatgatatatttgggttaaaaaataaaaaagttaggttataaactgtcgaatgtcaaaattaaacaacgatcttttgataaatattgaaatgatcttgataagaatcaaaaatgctttaatttgataccaaacatgatatatttggattaaaaaataaaaaagttaggttataaactgtcgaatgtcaaaattaaacaacgattttttgataaatattgaaatgatcttgattagaatcaaaaatgctt
This region of Onthophagus taurus isolate NC chromosome 3, IU_Otau_3.0, whole genome shotgun sequence genomic DNA includes:
- the LOC111421397 gene encoding uncharacterized protein: MEKILILFCITLATSYAAHLGGVCSLNSDCNYIINAECKDSVCQCISSMIQHENTCVQPVVPATSCISYTDCQIGTTDYNRICSNGQCVCKPYFNWNGSCRKNRGLYEDCLKDDDCYWGEDMVGLMTCTNLQCSCKSGMVPRGKRCVVIGA
- the LOC111421393 gene encoding uncharacterized protein, coding for MQSNEEQTLEMLSDEEFQSIFRMSRKTSIALQAELDVLSNIDNESTDKNLLFCLWYLGNNEPITSAPHIFDLNEDAEEVLMVYLDKLTSLGANYIKWPDEEEFEQIEVGFKRMYGFPGVVGVIGSLHIHIASQGNDSKYYNKEMKGDTIVLQVVTDNNLLLRDVFAGSPGGKDVETILKSSGLYQKLIDENEYLTRCNKHLLGGTLHPQMKTLLTPYKVLGELTERQCKFNYLHNSVMFNVEQTFRCMENRFLRLTTVDSLDPLLCSSVVSAICILHNFTRVRNDNCNIYM
- the LOC111421398 gene encoding GILT-like protein 1, which gives rise to MVKLFLFGVLFIATIALSSQEPLKVSVFYESLCPDSIRFITQQLAPNYDALAEKIFVDFVPYGKATHELIDDKWHFECQHGENECYGNMMQACGLNETDDQATQVKFIDCVMSASYPASDASMEECAIASGISWDNMVECSKNGVGAKLLAAYGDRTHAVEPTITFVPTIIYNDVYDADKQQGSLVDFLNTVLNQL